The Streptomyces albofaciens JCM 4342 genome has a segment encoding these proteins:
- a CDS encoding aldehyde dehydrogenase family protein: MTSAPVLPATATVPEGTPDARRLAALRAVRDLLADNPGDVHDLLCEISTHRAAGYEIEATIATLDGALAEVDAYRPGRVPRLAVFMPSNVILYSYALYLLVPALYADHLVFRPSSQVKDQMARLHRLLAEHHRLPIELTVASQREFVRDHVLPSDVVVFTGAYHNAEQIRAQLGPGQLFLFLGSGVNPFVVAPGADVERAVRDAVEIRVHNAGQDCLGPDLFCVHEDLRDAFLDGLVRELKGLRYGPYTDPDADFGPVFYDGALEEAVQFLARNRERIAYGGHVDFRTRRMEPTVVVGDEVTPRTQVPEFFAPVFNVVGYRDEQALAATLTTGQFTERALGSSVYGEAPDLVAALRRRTTVTLDTTLLSIDDGNAPFGGFGRMANYITDGEELWAEPVLISKAVAEHYPKAPR, from the coding sequence ATGACCTCCGCTCCCGTCCTGCCCGCCACGGCCACCGTGCCCGAGGGCACCCCGGACGCCCGGCGTCTCGCGGCGCTGCGCGCGGTGCGGGACCTGCTGGCCGACAACCCCGGCGACGTGCACGACCTGCTGTGTGAGATATCCACCCACCGCGCCGCCGGATACGAGATCGAGGCGACCATCGCCACGCTCGACGGCGCGCTCGCCGAGGTGGACGCCTACCGGCCGGGCCGGGTCCCGCGGCTGGCCGTCTTCATGCCCTCCAACGTGATCCTCTACTCGTACGCGCTGTACCTGCTCGTCCCCGCGCTCTACGCCGACCACCTGGTCTTCCGGCCCTCCAGCCAGGTCAAGGACCAGATGGCGCGCCTGCACCGGCTGCTGGCCGAGCACCACCGGCTGCCCATCGAGCTGACCGTCGCCAGCCAGCGGGAGTTCGTCCGCGACCACGTCCTGCCGTCCGACGTGGTGGTGTTCACGGGGGCGTACCACAACGCCGAGCAGATCCGCGCCCAGCTCGGGCCGGGGCAGCTCTTCCTGTTCCTCGGCTCCGGCGTCAACCCGTTCGTCGTCGCCCCCGGCGCCGACGTGGAGCGCGCCGTGCGCGACGCCGTGGAGATCCGCGTCCACAACGCCGGCCAGGACTGCCTGGGCCCGGACCTGTTCTGCGTGCACGAGGACCTGCGCGACGCCTTCCTCGACGGTCTCGTCCGCGAACTCAAGGGCCTGCGCTACGGCCCGTACACCGACCCCGACGCCGACTTCGGGCCGGTCTTCTACGACGGCGCGCTGGAGGAGGCGGTCCAGTTCCTGGCCCGCAACCGCGAGCGGATCGCCTACGGCGGCCATGTCGACTTCCGCACCCGGCGGATGGAGCCCACCGTCGTCGTCGGCGACGAGGTGACCCCGCGCACCCAGGTCCCGGAGTTCTTCGCGCCGGTCTTCAACGTCGTCGGCTACCGCGACGAGCAGGCCCTCGCCGCCACACTGACCACCGGCCAGTTCACCGAACGGGCCCTGGGCTCCAGCGTGTACGGCGAAGCGCCGGACCTGGTCGCCGCGCTGCGCCGCCGTACCACCGTCACCCTCGACACCACCCTGCTGTCCATCGACGACGGCAACGCGCCCTTCGGCGGCTTCGGCCGGATGGCCAACTACATCACCGACGGCGAGGAGCTGTGGGCGGAGCCCGTCCTGATCTCCAAGGCCGTCGCCGAGCACTACCCGAAGGCCCCCCGGTGA
- a CDS encoding MFS transporter, giving the protein MAVSSLGEAMMVVAVPWFVMRTTGSVAQTGIVVAIGAVTSGVVGFAAGPLVDRWGFRTMAVVAYLVGGLGAACIPLLYALDALDFPTLALLVVAANALDVPGGAAVTGLVPELSEAAGMPLERGNALLTGIHQVAQLCGPPLGGAGVALLGTQSVLLLDAVACGLAALLILVCIRAGRRATERRPAGAYLADLRSGLRTLRRHRLLRAVAVSGTAFNALDSGLAGVVLVTYAYQHLGSAASLGVLLTSFGLGAVAGTVGYAVFGHRVGGRFLYIGTGLAAGLLILALVSLPPLPVGAALLAVLGAVAAPVGPLRTGVLQRSVPREQYGRVTAAVDTVGLAAVPLGASLTVAAVGALGLRPAIGLIAGVYLLVVVCCWAAPALREIDRDAAGDRAHAPPSPAMTELDKQ; this is encoded by the coding sequence GTGGCGGTCAGCTCGCTCGGCGAGGCCATGATGGTCGTCGCCGTCCCCTGGTTCGTGATGAGGACGACCGGCAGCGTGGCCCAGACCGGGATCGTGGTCGCGATCGGGGCCGTCACCTCCGGGGTGGTCGGTTTCGCGGCGGGTCCCCTGGTCGACCGCTGGGGCTTCCGGACGATGGCGGTGGTCGCCTACCTGGTCGGCGGCCTCGGCGCGGCCTGCATTCCGCTGCTGTACGCCCTGGACGCACTCGACTTCCCCACCCTCGCCCTCCTGGTGGTGGCCGCCAACGCCCTCGACGTCCCCGGCGGCGCGGCCGTCACCGGCCTGGTGCCGGAGCTGAGCGAGGCCGCGGGCATGCCGCTGGAGCGCGGCAACGCGCTGCTCACCGGCATCCACCAGGTCGCCCAGCTGTGCGGGCCCCCGCTGGGCGGCGCGGGGGTCGCGTTGCTCGGCACCCAGAGTGTGCTGCTCCTGGACGCCGTCGCCTGCGGCCTCGCGGCGCTCTTGATCCTCGTCTGCATCCGGGCCGGCCGGCGGGCGACCGAGCGGCGCCCGGCCGGCGCCTACCTCGCCGACCTGCGCTCCGGGCTGCGCACACTGCGCCGCCACCGCCTGCTGCGGGCCGTCGCCGTCTCCGGCACCGCCTTCAACGCCCTGGACAGCGGTCTGGCGGGGGTGGTCCTGGTGACGTACGCGTACCAGCACCTGGGCAGCGCGGCGAGCCTGGGCGTCCTGCTCACCTCCTTCGGCCTGGGCGCGGTGGCGGGCACGGTCGGCTACGCCGTCTTCGGCCACCGGGTCGGCGGGCGGTTCCTCTACATCGGCACCGGCCTCGCCGCGGGCCTCCTGATCTTGGCGTTGGTCTCGCTGCCCCCGCTGCCGGTCGGCGCGGCGCTGCTCGCCGTGCTCGGCGCGGTGGCGGCGCCGGTGGGCCCGCTGCGTACGGGGGTGCTCCAGCGCAGTGTGCCGCGCGAGCAGTACGGGCGGGTGACGGCTGCGGTCGACACGGTCGGCCTCGCGGCGGTGCCGCTCGGCGCCTCGCTGACCGTCGCCGCCGTCGGCGCCCTCGGTCTGCGCCCGGCGATCGGTCTGATCGCCGGGGTGTACCTGCTGGTGGTGGTCTGCTGCTGGGCCGCCCCGGCGCTGCGCGAGATCGACCGGGACGCCGCCGGTGACCGCGCCCACGCCCCTCCATCACCGGCCATGACTGAACTTGACAAACAATGA